A genomic window from Acinetobacter lwoffii includes:
- a CDS encoding RelA/SpoT domain-containing protein, protein MKYSKKQIEKAGFDLIGSAIEFDKKLLSETMSVLTDWRDSHITALDTCENFLKSKVYSTDSAAFIAKRIKRTESIVKKLKRFNKMSLKNMQDIGGIRIVLANNKKVKKLFDELCKEPNFMNDDGNVKFKDYILEPKADGYRSIHIIGKFLNDDQELKNIEVQLRTALQHCWATSLEIIDLFTNQNLKLNEGTTEWRLFFKYVSNQFEIIESLKGFKRNDQRSMVTEYIEFIKKEEKLNSMNEAVYIHNFVTKLIPGSSYTIESLFQEYARSLHSIDEKILKGKSKQGYVLLRLNVFTGRLDTEYYDKSQYSEASKRYSFYETTLAANKSWVVALVSSNAVGGIKEAYPNYFADSKVFWNYIALIRQAAFIGYFTNQARKKVS, encoded by the coding sequence ATGAAGTATTCGAAAAAACAAATCGAAAAAGCTGGATTTGACTTAATTGGTTCAGCTATTGAATTTGATAAAAAATTGTTGTCTGAAACGATGAGTGTTTTGACTGATTGGAGAGATAGTCATATTACTGCATTGGATACATGCGAAAATTTTCTAAAGAGTAAAGTCTATTCAACTGATAGCGCTGCTTTTATTGCTAAAAGAATAAAAAGAACTGAATCTATCGTAAAGAAATTAAAAAGATTTAATAAAATGAGCCTGAAAAATATGCAGGACATTGGAGGTATTAGAATTGTCTTGGCAAATAATAAAAAAGTAAAAAAATTATTTGATGAATTGTGTAAAGAACCAAATTTTATGAACGATGATGGCAATGTTAAATTCAAAGACTATATTCTAGAACCTAAAGCTGATGGATATAGAAGTATCCATATAATTGGAAAATTTTTAAATGATGATCAGGAACTCAAAAATATAGAAGTTCAATTAAGAACAGCATTACAACATTGTTGGGCTACTAGTTTAGAAATTATAGATTTATTTACGAATCAAAATTTGAAGTTGAATGAAGGCACAACAGAGTGGCGTCTATTCTTCAAGTATGTAAGTAATCAGTTCGAAATTATCGAAAGTTTAAAAGGATTTAAAAGAAATGATCAACGATCAATGGTTACAGAGTATATAGAGTTTATAAAAAAAGAAGAGAAATTAAATTCGATGAATGAAGCTGTATATATACATAACTTTGTGACGAAATTAATACCAGGTAGTAGTTATACTATTGAGTCCTTATTTCAAGAATATGCGAGATCATTGCATTCAATTGATGAGAAAATTCTTAAGGGGAAATCTAAGCAAGGCTATGTTTTACTAAGGTTAAATGTTTTTACAGGGCGGTTGGATACAGAATACTATGATAAATCTCAATATTCTGAAGCGTCTAAACGATACAGTTTTTATGAAACTACTCTAGCTGCTAATAAAAGTTGGGTTGTCGCATTAGTTTCATCGAATGCTGTTGGTGGGATTAAAGAAGCTTATCCAAATTATTTTGCTGATTCGAAGGTTTTTTGGAATTACATTGCGTTAATTAGACAAGCAGCGTTTATTGGATACTTTACTAATCAAGCAAGAAAAAAAGTAAGTTAA